One genomic region from Funiculus sociatus GB2-C1 encodes:
- a CDS encoding SLBB domain-containing protein translates to MVDVGFSKQLTRGCASLMWATLTISYQSLTYAQVPGFQPNAPLAQPNASPVPAGAAYTLGGGDRLRIDIFEVPQFSGEYTVLADGTIYLPLIGTIPVEGRTVEQAANIISSKYFRFLKRPIITMSVLSPRPANIRVGGEVNRPGGFTIPLTAGVGTLPGLQYPSVTQAIELAEGVTLAADLRRVQVRRKTASGKDQVITLNLWELAQTGDRRQDLNLRDGDSIYVPTATTVNLAETRQLATTRFAPPLEKPRTVAVVGEVNRPGSYVVIGGKTTLEQRTLGIPSVTRAIDLAGGIKPLADVRRVQLRRLTKSGTEQLIDINLWQLLQTGDVSQDAILQDGDTIIVPTATVVNPAEVTELATTSFSPSIIKVSVVGEVKKPGVVEVAPNTTLNQALLTAGGFNDARADRKAVDLIRLNPDGTVSKSKVKIDLAQGINEQNNPLLRENDIIVVSRSGSAKTGDSVRTFLEPIEKVFTFFNIFSLFGILDRQ, encoded by the coding sequence ATGGTCGATGTAGGTTTTTCTAAACAACTCACCCGTGGTTGTGCGAGTTTAATGTGGGCAACACTTACCATTTCTTACCAATCTTTAACATACGCGCAAGTACCCGGTTTTCAGCCAAATGCACCATTAGCACAACCTAATGCCAGCCCCGTCCCAGCGGGTGCAGCTTATACATTAGGCGGAGGCGATCGCCTCCGCATTGATATCTTCGAGGTTCCTCAGTTTAGCGGCGAGTACACAGTTCTAGCAGATGGCACAATCTACCTACCCCTGATTGGGACTATACCTGTCGAAGGGCGAACCGTAGAACAGGCGGCTAATATCATTTCCTCTAAATACTTTCGCTTCCTCAAACGTCCCATCATTACAATGAGCGTTCTGTCTCCGCGTCCCGCAAATATTCGCGTGGGGGGAGAAGTAAACCGTCCCGGAGGCTTCACAATTCCCCTGACAGCAGGAGTCGGAACCTTACCTGGGCTGCAATATCCTTCTGTAACCCAGGCAATTGAGTTGGCGGAAGGAGTTACCCTAGCCGCCGATCTTCGTCGGGTTCAGGTACGCCGCAAAACAGCGTCAGGTAAAGATCAAGTCATCACTCTTAACCTTTGGGAACTGGCGCAAACTGGCGATAGGCGGCAAGATTTAAATTTACGAGATGGAGACTCAATTTATGTCCCCACAGCCACCACCGTCAACCTAGCAGAAACACGCCAATTAGCCACTACTCGGTTTGCACCACCTCTAGAGAAACCCCGCACCGTTGCTGTGGTAGGCGAAGTTAACCGCCCTGGATCTTATGTCGTCATCGGCGGAAAAACAACACTAGAACAAAGAACGCTGGGAATTCCCAGCGTGACGCGGGCTATCGATTTGGCTGGCGGCATTAAGCCATTGGCTGATGTGCGCCGCGTCCAACTACGTCGCCTCACCAAATCTGGAACTGAACAACTCATCGATATAAATTTGTGGCAACTATTGCAGACAGGAGATGTGAGTCAAGATGCGATTTTGCAAGATGGAGATACCATTATTGTTCCCACTGCAACAGTAGTAAACCCGGCAGAAGTAACAGAATTAGCAACCACTAGCTTTTCTCCCAGTATTATTAAAGTTAGTGTGGTAGGAGAAGTTAAAAAACCTGGAGTCGTGGAGGTTGCACCCAATACAACCTTGAATCAAGCCTTGCTAACTGCGGGAGGATTTAACGATGCTAGGGCGGATCGCAAGGCTGTTGATCTGATTCGTCTCAATCCTGACGGCACGGTGTCGAAAAGTAAAGTAAAAATTGATTTAGCCCAAGGAATCAATGAGCAAAATAATCCACTGCTACGGGAAAACGACATTATTGTAGTCAGCCGTTCTGGTAGCGCTAAGACTGGTGACAGCGTGAGAACATTTTTAGAACCCATTGAGAAAGTTTTTACTTTCTTTAACATTTTTAGTCTCTTCGGAATCTTGGATAGGCAGTAA
- a CDS encoding O-antigen ligase family protein produces MNTITSEPLLLIIILSMVVIYILLLFSNASNNKTFSATLEKVFIMLMIFAIAGVTLSGFDKIHPRALYLEGKKLFSLILQIGIYVVGLFIIFYRLRHTLKDIIFVYSKIILKNPYFCLLMLLLCLSAAWSGTPVYTLKASMVFLGTTVFCIYVGKQYKWKELFELLLFTNQIILVLSVFYALFRPSIGVTSKGWQGILPHGNAFGFLMALTTIMFYLQSVRKPKTKVQSLGFAALALYSLQRSNSGMGKVLMVLLVGVLVIVRFIKKMPPRLAFACIIFFMALGICLTILVTQNAKFIIVDTLGKDLSLTGRMDFWPLVIEHIKENPILGYGYLGFWQSWRGEADPAADILVVKTQFKPEHSHNGFLDLTVDLGLVGLGLFFLSFLTNIALSVKYMKRSTDVELVMPLLLTTWAVMTNITETGLMSITYAWMFYVLATVRLCLDSTTESCNEHPRLQEPLR; encoded by the coding sequence ATGAATACTATAACGTCAGAGCCTTTACTTCTTATCATTATTCTAAGCATGGTGGTTATTTATATTTTATTATTATTTAGCAATGCTAGTAATAATAAAACTTTTTCTGCCACTTTAGAAAAAGTTTTTATTATGCTGATGATATTTGCGATCGCTGGGGTAACGCTAAGTGGTTTTGATAAAATACACCCTAGAGCTTTGTATCTCGAAGGCAAAAAGCTTTTTTCTCTCATTTTACAAATTGGAATCTATGTTGTCGGCTTGTTTATTATATTTTACCGGCTAAGACACACCCTTAAAGATATTATCTTTGTATATTCAAAAATTATATTAAAAAATCCCTATTTCTGTCTTTTGATGTTACTTTTATGCCTGTCGGCTGCTTGGTCAGGAACCCCAGTATATACATTAAAAGCTAGCATGGTTTTTTTAGGAACCACGGTTTTTTGTATTTATGTTGGGAAACAGTATAAGTGGAAAGAACTGTTTGAATTATTACTATTTACCAACCAAATTATACTTGTACTGAGTGTATTTTACGCTTTATTCAGACCGTCAATCGGAGTAACTTCTAAAGGCTGGCAGGGAATTTTGCCCCACGGCAATGCTTTTGGCTTCTTGATGGCTCTGACTACGATCATGTTTTATTTGCAGTCAGTCCGCAAACCCAAGACTAAGGTGCAATCTTTGGGATTTGCTGCTTTAGCTCTTTATTCTCTCCAACGTTCAAACAGCGGTATGGGTAAAGTTTTAATGGTTTTATTGGTAGGTGTATTAGTAATTGTCCGGTTTATAAAAAAAATGCCACCTAGATTGGCTTTCGCCTGCATTATCTTTTTCATGGCTTTGGGAATTTGTCTGACTATTTTGGTAACGCAAAATGCAAAATTTATTATTGTAGATACTCTGGGGAAAGATTTGTCATTAACCGGACGTATGGACTTCTGGCCCCTGGTAATCGAGCATATCAAAGAAAATCCAATACTGGGTTATGGATACTTAGGATTTTGGCAATCTTGGCGAGGAGAAGCCGATCCTGCGGCTGACATCCTAGTAGTGAAAACCCAATTTAAGCCTGAGCATTCTCACAATGGCTTTTTAGACCTTACCGTAGACTTAGGTTTGGTAGGATTAGGTCTATTTTTCCTTTCTTTTCTCACTAATATTGCGTTATCAGTAAAGTACATGAAACGCAGTACAGACGTTGAATTAGTCATGCCCCTTCTACTTACTACGTGGGCAGTGATGACAAACATAACAGAAACGGGCTTGATGTCAATTACCTATGCGTGGATGTTTTATGTTTTAGCGACAGTTCGATTGTGTCTGGACTCTACAACGGAAAGTTGTAATGAACATCCCAGGCTGCAAGAACCGCTTCGCTAG